The nucleotide sequence AACTGACCCACTTTCATTGGTTTAATGTCTAAATCTCTCATCGCCACCATCCTAAGAAGCAATGTATTGCTCCGGTGATTTGAATTTAGCTAACAAAGTGACAGTTTGCAAGAAAACTGAACACAAAAAACAAAAAGCAATAATGCAGACGACCTCAAATACTCTCAACCGTTGTATCCTTCACGATGATAACAAATGTGGAGAATAATCTATGAAAAAGTAATCAAAGGTCATGAATCAAGTAGGACCGCACTGGACAAGCAAAATTCCCACTTGCAGCAAACAGCCTTGTAGAACCACAACACTATTTTATTATGCTGGAGACATCAAAATCGATATTAGTGATAAGTATTTCTAAAAGCTAAGAACACGAGTTAGACCGATAGTAGAATCTACTGCATACAGTGGTTGCAAGCTAAGCAATCTTATTGAATGTTTCTACTTGATTTATGCAAAATAAAATGAGCAAACCTGTTGTAGTTGGGCAGAGCAAGAACGAGTCAATCATAAAGTTGATAAAATATGGCTGTCAACAAAATTACAAACAAATTTGGTTACATAATCATTAAAGAGCTCAGATGATATTTTATAAGGTTCAGAGAGAAAACTAGATCAAAAGCACAGGCAACCAAAAGCTGTAAATTTTCTTAATGCACGTCATGCATTTTGGTAATGGTGCAACTTGTAGAGAAAAACCTTTCCAGCAGCATTTCCTACTGTCATAAATCCACCTCCAGGGCTGAAATCAAGACAGCGAGGATACTGGATGCTAGATCTCGTAGGAGGATAGTTTGAGAATACATTGTACGATGGGATATGCACCAGCTTTAGACCATTCTTACTCACTCTCGAGATCATAGCCAAAATCTGACTGTCATGGTTGAACTTCATATGATCAACCATTGTTGTTAAATTTTCAATAGTCTTCAATGGCTTTTGCTTTCCCCCAAGAAACTCCTCTCTCTTGTAAACATTAACAATACCACTGGCTGAACCTGAAGCAAACATAGAACTATCTTGTGAAGCACAGAGGGCTGACCCACCTATGCTACCATCGTCAGTGCCCTTGTGAATGCACCTCCTAGTTCTGAGATCCCAGTGATAGACATGTCCATCACCTCCACCGCTCAATAGCTGCTGCCCACCGTCAGCAAAAGCCAGACATCGAGCACTTCCATTCATCTTCAAAGTCCCAATTAACTCCTTTGTTCGGGATGAAACCAAAAGGATGTAACCTTCATTTCCAATGAATGCAATGGTGTTCGAATCAGGAGAAACCTCAAAAGCCTCCAagcttttctcttctctcccagTCAAGGGACCTATCTTACTCGCAGCTGCTTTAACCAAATCAATGCTGTAAAAGAATTTCCTCCTGCCTGAAAGTATAACCTCAGAACCATTGGGTAAAAAGGATGCCTTATGAACAGGGCAATCCTCAATAAAGATACTTTGTATTTGAGGATTGCGCTTTCCATCCACTTGGAAAAATCTTATCCGCCTATCAAGTCCAGCAGTCAGAAGTAATTGACCATTTCTGTGAAACTGAACTGAATTGATTGGACCATTAGAGGGCTCCTCGGCATTAGCATTTACCATCCTCGAGTATTCCAGTAATCCAGGTAAGAGTTTAGTATTGCTCTTTATGACAAGATCATCATTGCTACGAAGAAAATCATTAGCTTCAGCATCCTCGTAGCCATGGGCAATAGTGACACCACTTTCATCATAAGAGTCTTCATCAAAATCACTTTCATGAGCATTCTTACCATCAACATTTGCCCACTCTGTTCCTGGGTTTAGCTTAGCATGTTGAGCCCTCAACCGAGAAATGTAATCTGTACCAGAAATAACTTGCTCATTAGCCTCCTTCCTAAGCTTCCTCAACCTATTCATACGAATTATATTGACCTCTGTCCTTTCCTCCTCCTCATCTATCCATGCAggttttctctcttctttgttgGTGTCTTCTGCAGCCATAGCATGCAGTTCCTCTTCATACACAATCATCTCATTGCTGGTGGACTTATCCATGAAAAACAATGGGGCATCTGCTTTGACCTGCTTCTTGCCATCAGCATTGAATTCCTTCCCAAACTCCAAAGGATTATAAATAACACCAAACAAAGAACTCTCAagactcttcatcttctcttcTGCATCTTTTTGTGCCTTCTCCTTCGAGGCATTCTTACTCTGCCGCCTTTTCATTTTCTCTTGTTCAATTTCTTGTGCCTTTTCGTTAAGTGAAACATCCATATCTATACTATTCTttgattttttcttctttttctgagAAAAATCATCAGTCTTAACacttctcttctttgattttttcaacttaatttcCTCAATCAAATCAACTTCCTGAACTTCATCATCCACAACCGCATCAGCTACCTCTGTATCAAGTTTATTGCCCTTCCTTTCATTCAGAAGCACGCTTTGGGAAATTAAGCTCATTTTAACTGCAAAAGGAACAATTTAATTAGAAATCAAACAGTATGATGCAAATATGAAAAACAATATAAATATGAAGCAAATGTAAAAAATCAAGTAAACAATAGATGTAAAAAGACATGTAAAACAGAAAAAGAAGATGCATAAGTACAGTCAATATGAAGGAATGCTAAGTCTGGCATTCAAAATCTGGTGTATCTAAACTAAATCATAACCAGTATCATGTCAAAGATGATAATTACTCGAGGAAGGCTCAGCAGAAAGCAATAAATCAAGTAGCTTTTAACCAGAAAAAAGAAGCAAAATAAACAATCATACTATTATATTCCAAGTACACAAAAAGGAAATTACAACAAAGTGCCTGTGGTTATCAACGTATCATAAGGGTTACCATGAAGAAGTGTGCCAATTTGTCTTACAAAAATCAAATGCATCACAACTGAGCTGCATCATGAAATGGGAAGTGCAGACAAGATAGGATTACAAGATCTATCAGCAAAACATTTGAAAAGGTCCAGACCTAAATAGCCACTGCATTTGGAAAATATGCCATTTAATTAACACAATCAACATGATTTCATTCATAGAAAGTAAGACATTATAATTAAGACACAAGTGTAGTTCATGATGCAAACTTTAGAATCAGCATCCAAACACTTCAGCCAGGAGCATGTTATGCCAAATACTTTATAGCCAAATAGCTTTCAGTCCATAGTTATTAAACCAAACCAGACATAGACCTGATCATAATTGGGGTCACTAGTACATTCGTCGAAATAGTTGGCTAGTCAGTTAGACTGCACGTCAGCTTGAACTTTAAAGCAATCTGACCCATTAGTCAGACAAGTGTAGGATAACTGCagtgaaaatttaaatttctacatTAGTAATGGATAAGGATCATCATCCTTATACTATAAGAGCACCCACATTGGTGCTAATGTgtgggtgttataacacccaAATGGTATTACAATCAATGTGGGCGGGTGTTATAACATGGTGACAATCAAAAGCAAATCAACtatacaacaacagcaacaacaaccaaattttatcccactaggtggggtcgactaTATAAATGtcaccaaaattaatttaaattgacaattataaatattttaaatttttatataatcaTCTTAACTAATCTATTATGACATTATTAAatgttatttataatattttataaagataTTAAATATTGCTACTAATATTTATTCACAATATAATACATTCatcaaataatagaaaaattacaCATTATCACAATTTAATTATCATTACAATTCCCCACTATAAAAATAGAAACGttttacaacaaaaatatataATTCATTCACCACATCATCATAATTCATCTCATCATCACAAAAGTATAAATATAATACTAATGTAAAAGTATTGAATCCAATGCTAACTAAATACTAACAAAACATTGAGttttaaaactaacaaagtcttataaaataaaatctcAACTAATTTACTATCAAACATCTTCAACCATCATATACAAAATCCAAGTACCTATCACTTACAAATACAATCCATAAAtttgtataagtaaattaaacaatgaaaatataaacctaataaacataatttaaaagattgaatAACATACCAAATGAGAAACATATAAAGTATCATTCCATAtggactaataaaaatcttcgcTTATTGCCAACTGCAAacatatttcatatttatttaaaattttaataacatgataaatataaaaaatgaataatatttcactaaaagATTAAAATCATACTAGATGATAATGTCAAGCTATTATTTCTCCAAGTGTATCCTCAAACCTTTGTAAAAGATCATAAGatctaattaaatttttttcggATTCTAAGACAACTAGTACTTATACTTCACACCAATTTGGTCCTAGTTTTTGTCTCCCTACTATATTTTTTTGGATCCATGCTGAGGAGCACTCCCTTTGctataatttttgttaaataaaataaacttttgaTTGAGACAGAACTTCCAATCTACCTGAAAGTGCAAAATATAGCAAAAGTTTTCAAAAGGTGTGGAACatataataaaatagaaattaaacaaATCTTCCCTGAAAGGTTGTTAAATATTAAAATGCATGTATTCTAAATTTAACACCCATAAATAAAGAACTATGCCACAGGTGAAATTTAAGTATAATAAGAACTCCCATAAATAAAGAACTATGCGACAGGTGAAATTTAAGTATAATAAGAACTGTAGGCCACAAATACAGTTTACATGAAATTTAAAGAGACACAGGATAAGTCTCTACAAATCAAGAATGAAATATCATAAGCTAAGATTTCAACTAATATTAACAAGATTTCCAATTGGCAAATAAAATTTCACAAGGAAGAGAACTCAAGATATAGAGAGATCTTTATAACATAAGGACTCAAGAGGATACAACAATATATGGTATCTCATAATTTATCTCACCTAAGAAAAATCAAagtgtaaaaaaaacaaaaggtaaCAAGGAAAGACCTTTAAAGCTTCAAGTTTCTTAGACCAAAACTTCCACCGTATGCTTCCTTTAGTCTTTTTTGCCTCTATTGTTCCTGTGATTGAGGAGGGTTTAAGGTTCTCAAAAATAATAAGGAGAATGACTTGGTTATTTAAGGATGCAACTTGGTTAATTTAAGGATGATAAGgagaaaaatatataattgaattaaattaaaggcAGCAAGAAATAtcttgaaataataataataaagcaatGCAAACAATGAACTAATACAATTACTAAACTAAAGTCTATGAAACATTTCATCGAGCACCTTGCAAGCATCATCTAAATCGAACTAGATACATAAAATCTAAAACATGGGGAATTAAAGTCAATTACAATTTAATCAACAATGAATTCAAACCAGCATTAAAACATGAACACAAGCAATCAATGAATACATCAAAGAAGTAGATAATCAAATCACACATCATacaaaatgaaccaagcttgCTTTGGATAGCTATGATGGAGTTTGAATGTGGGCCGATCTATTGGAAGAATGGAAGATGGACTGAatggatgaagaagatgatgaaatcttGTCTGATGCGAGAGAAGAAGCTATGATGGGTTACCTTTGAGCTCCTACTTGCTTGCTGTTGTACAAAAAAATGAAAGATAACACGGAAAGACCTTTAAAGACAGATTACCCTAAGACAAATTGACAGTACAAAAAATCGAACACAAACAAGCTAAGGTAACAAGGTAATAAGGTTAATTTAAGGATTCAAAAGCTTACCTTAAGCCTAAGGAATCACGGTGGAGGTAGTGCTGTGGAGGAATAGGGAGGACAAAGTGATGCGTGAGCGAAGGCGAGAGTGGGTTAGGGAGGACAAAGGCAGAATCACGATGGAGGCAGTGTTGTGGAGGAATTGTGGTGGAGACGCGCGATGGAGATCGCCGGCGGTACAGGTCTGCGTTGAGCGTGGGTGAGAGGAGCGGCGACGGCGAGAGCAGATTAGGGAGGAGAAAGGGAGAGGAGCGGCGCGTGAGC is from Zingiber officinale cultivar Zhangliang chromosome 7B, Zo_v1.1, whole genome shotgun sequence and encodes:
- the LOC122005623 gene encoding U3 small nucleolar RNA-associated protein 18 homolog isoform X2 — protein: MSLISQSVLLNERKGNKLDTEVADAVVDDEVQEVDLIEEIKLKKSKKRSVKTDDFSQKKKKKSKNSIDMDVSLNEKAQEIEQEKMKRRQSKNASKEKAQKDAEEKMKSLESSLFGVIYNPLEFGKEFNADGKKQVKADAPLFFMDKSTSNEMIVYEEELHAMAAEDTNKEERKPAWIDEEEERTEVNIIRMNRLRKLRKEANEQVISGTDYISRLRAQHAKLNPGTEWANVDGKNAHESDFDEDSYDESGVTIAHGYEDAEANDFLRSNDDLVIKSNTKLLPGLLEYSRMVNANAEEPSNGPINSVQFHRNGQLLLTAGLDRRIRFFQVDGKRNPQIQSIFIEDCPVHKASFLPNGSEVILSGRRKFFYSIDLVKAAASKIGPLTGREEKSLEAFEVSPDSNTIAFIGNEGYILLVSSRTKELIGTLKMNGSARCLAFADGGQQLLSGGGDGHVYHWDLRTRRCIHKGTDDGSIGGSALCASQDSSMFASGSASGIVNVYKREEFLGGKQKPLKTIENLTTMVDHMKFNHDSQILAMISRVSKNGLKLVHIPSYNVFSNYPPTRSSIQYPRCLDFSPGGGFMTVGNAAGKVFLYKLHHYQNA
- the LOC122005623 gene encoding U3 small nucleolar RNA-associated protein 18 homolog isoform X1, which gives rise to MHLIFVRQIGTLLHVKMSLISQSVLLNERKGNKLDTEVADAVVDDEVQEVDLIEEIKLKKSKKRSVKTDDFSQKKKKKSKNSIDMDVSLNEKAQEIEQEKMKRRQSKNASKEKAQKDAEEKMKSLESSLFGVIYNPLEFGKEFNADGKKQVKADAPLFFMDKSTSNEMIVYEEELHAMAAEDTNKEERKPAWIDEEEERTEVNIIRMNRLRKLRKEANEQVISGTDYISRLRAQHAKLNPGTEWANVDGKNAHESDFDEDSYDESGVTIAHGYEDAEANDFLRSNDDLVIKSNTKLLPGLLEYSRMVNANAEEPSNGPINSVQFHRNGQLLLTAGLDRRIRFFQVDGKRNPQIQSIFIEDCPVHKASFLPNGSEVILSGRRKFFYSIDLVKAAASKIGPLTGREEKSLEAFEVSPDSNTIAFIGNEGYILLVSSRTKELIGTLKMNGSARCLAFADGGQQLLSGGGDGHVYHWDLRTRRCIHKGTDDGSIGGSALCASQDSSMFASGSASGIVNVYKREEFLGGKQKPLKTIENLTTMVDHMKFNHDSQILAMISRVSKNGLKLVHIPSYNVFSNYPPTRSSIQYPRCLDFSPGGGFMTVGNAAGKVFLYKLHHYQNA